From Zhongshania aliphaticivorans, one genomic window encodes:
- a CDS encoding TolC family outer membrane protein — MRKFGLAWVFGVCAVHGQAQTLDIQDFVADAISAHPLVLEQLHVFRQTTQDQTIASSGWRPSIDLYATGGRVDSESPTVLSSPLAQENNYSSGQAELSITQNLFNGFDTVNFSEQADARMRAALFQLYDTADNVALDAVKAYLEVMKQQRLLELAQENLRSHEETLSKITRRSQSGAGRRSQLEQTEGRVARARAGLISQRNNLEDALTQAHHLLGRYIQPVDLVEPSLPAHPELNLDGMTDLALVQHPAMAVATSNIAAALFDEKRAKSKYYPKLNLRLAQQVGQDLNGIRGDTEEASVALTLEYNFYNGGADRAEQKKKISVVHEHQQYAVRVRRQIINTLRLAWMGDQSLQEQLGYLREHVIQSQKTMVSYQEEFFIGQRDLINLLDAKNELNSAQNAYISAYFDSFAARFRILEGTGRLFEGLGLKPTVDENNFLVARLVAKGRDRLPLKDNVDADTETDQSDHCDNSLSGASVNEYGCAVGQAKVVSGPLAQVGNNPPQGVNDSVAVKAGDIVEISHASLLANDRDSDGDQLRIKTFSQPKFGQLAMRAANSFVYRPVEGFLGRDTFTYVIDDGQATGVATVTLVVGEQAEVDFTSVYYVNFEFDRASLTAASHVLAKRIINALLANPEVLVEVSTYTDSLGSSAYNRRLSERRAEVTKQLLMESGISSDRIYTAGRGEEEPLADNATDNGRAINRRGEFRFVVR; from the coding sequence ATGAGAAAATTTGGTTTGGCCTGGGTATTTGGTGTCTGTGCGGTACATGGACAAGCACAAACGCTGGATATTCAAGACTTTGTTGCGGATGCGATTAGTGCGCATCCGCTTGTGTTAGAGCAGCTCCACGTTTTCCGTCAAACGACACAGGATCAGACGATTGCAAGCAGTGGCTGGCGGCCGAGCATTGATTTATACGCAACGGGTGGGCGGGTTGATAGTGAATCACCGACGGTGCTTAGCTCGCCACTGGCGCAAGAAAACAATTATTCAAGTGGCCAAGCTGAGTTGTCTATTACACAAAACCTGTTTAATGGTTTTGATACGGTTAATTTTTCTGAGCAGGCTGATGCGCGAATGCGCGCAGCACTATTCCAGCTCTATGACACTGCGGATAATGTCGCCCTAGACGCGGTTAAGGCGTATCTCGAGGTAATGAAACAGCAGCGTTTACTCGAGCTTGCTCAAGAAAACCTCCGCTCTCATGAAGAGACCTTAAGTAAAATTACCCGACGCAGCCAATCTGGCGCTGGTCGCCGGTCCCAGCTTGAACAAACTGAGGGGCGCGTTGCACGTGCCCGCGCAGGCTTGATTTCACAGCGCAACAATTTAGAAGATGCCTTAACTCAAGCGCATCACCTTCTGGGCCGCTATATCCAACCGGTGGACCTAGTTGAACCAAGCTTGCCTGCACACCCTGAGCTAAATCTCGACGGAATGACTGACCTAGCACTTGTTCAGCATCCGGCGATGGCAGTTGCTACTTCAAATATTGCTGCCGCTTTGTTCGATGAGAAACGCGCTAAAAGCAAGTATTACCCCAAGCTCAATCTACGTTTGGCCCAGCAGGTGGGGCAGGATTTAAATGGTATCCGTGGCGATACCGAAGAGGCCAGTGTCGCGCTTACGCTTGAGTATAACTTCTACAACGGTGGTGCAGACCGAGCGGAACAGAAGAAAAAAATCAGTGTAGTGCATGAACATCAGCAGTATGCGGTGCGCGTTCGTCGCCAAATTATCAATACGTTAAGACTTGCGTGGATGGGCGATCAGTCTTTACAGGAGCAGCTGGGCTATTTGCGTGAGCATGTTATTCAGTCTCAGAAGACCATGGTTTCCTATCAGGAAGAGTTTTTTATCGGTCAGCGTGATCTGATTAACCTGCTCGATGCCAAAAATGAGCTAAATAGTGCACAAAATGCCTATATTAGCGCTTATTTTGATTCGTTTGCGGCACGCTTCCGTATTTTAGAAGGCACCGGGCGGCTGTTCGAGGGGTTAGGGCTCAAGCCTACTGTCGACGAGAATAATTTCCTTGTTGCCCGTCTTGTCGCTAAAGGCCGAGATCGCTTGCCTCTTAAAGATAATGTGGATGCCGATACGGAAACGGATCAGAGCGATCACTGTGACAATAGTCTTAGCGGTGCCAGTGTTAATGAATATGGTTGTGCTGTTGGGCAGGCCAAGGTCGTTAGTGGACCACTTGCGCAGGTCGGCAATAATCCACCGCAGGGGGTAAATGACTCTGTGGCGGTTAAAGCGGGTGATATTGTTGAGATCAGCCATGCGTCGTTGCTGGCAAATGATCGCGATAGCGATGGCGATCAGCTGCGTATCAAAACGTTTTCCCAGCCAAAGTTCGGACAGTTGGCGATGCGTGCCGCTAATAGTTTTGTATATCGCCCTGTTGAAGGCTTTCTTGGTAGAGATACCTTCACCTATGTTATCGACGACGGCCAAGCCACTGGGGTGGCAACGGTAACACTGGTGGTCGGCGAGCAGGCTGAGGTTGATTTTACGTCTGTCTATTATGTGAATTTTGAATTTGACCGTGCGTCGTTGACCGCGGCGTCGCATGTGTTAGCAAAGCGCATTATTAATGCATTGCTGGCTAATCCTGAAGTCCTTGTCGAGGTGTCGACCTACACCGATAGTTTGGGTTCTAGTGCATATAATCGGCGTTTGTCGGAGCGACGCGCGGAGGTGACAAAGCAATTATTAATGGAATCAGGCATATCTTCTGATCGTATATACACCGCCGGTCGCGGCGAAGAGGAGCCTTTGGCCGATAACGCTACCGATAATGGCCGTGCGATTAACCGCCGAGGTGAATTTCGCTTTGTTGTGAGGTAG
- a CDS encoding transglutaminase-like cysteine peptidase, whose protein sequence is MAISKKHIGTRYCVWRMLFLLVVSIPLLADSIVNQHHLDALQRRYGDAAYQRGLDLQMILFEIADLSEREKLERVNNYFNQFEYVSDVENWQQRDYWATPEEFIGRMRGDCEDYVIAKYFALREVGVAESKLFLTYVQATELNVAHMVLTYFESPESIPLVLDNYNPHLLPASERADLVPVYSFNARSFFLTDSSAGLGTKVPTSKVKNSKWTQLLETLQDGAK, encoded by the coding sequence GTGGCAATTTCGAAGAAACACATAGGTACTCGCTATTGCGTTTGGCGCATGCTTTTTCTGCTTGTTGTTAGTATACCTTTGCTGGCTGATTCGATTGTTAATCAGCATCATTTGGATGCGCTGCAACGCCGGTACGGTGACGCTGCCTATCAGCGCGGGCTCGATTTACAGATGATTCTGTTTGAAATTGCTGATTTGAGTGAGCGTGAAAAACTGGAGAGAGTTAATAACTACTTTAATCAGTTTGAATACGTGAGTGATGTAGAAAATTGGCAGCAGCGTGATTACTGGGCAACACCAGAAGAGTTTATAGGGCGGATGCGGGGTGATTGTGAAGATTACGTCATTGCGAAATATTTCGCTTTACGTGAGGTGGGCGTGGCGGAAAGCAAGCTGTTTTTAACGTATGTTCAAGCAACAGAACTCAATGTTGCCCATATGGTGCTCACGTATTTCGAAAGCCCAGAGAGCATCCCTCTTGTTTTAGATAATTATAATCCGCATTTATTGCCCGCTTCCGAACGAGCAGATTTGGTGCCTGTTTATAGTTTCAATGCGCGTTCGTTCTTTTTGACTGATTCAAGTGCTGGTTTAGGAACAAAAGTGCCAACAAGCAAAGTAAAGAATAGTAAGTGGACGCAATTGTTAGAAACTCTTCAGGATGGTGCGAAATGA
- a CDS encoding LapD/MoxY N-terminal periplasmic domain-containing protein → MTLFRQIAVLVSIGFVLLLAIISIDSLRQSTSLLREQLESTVQDAATVLAISMSTTQNSEDTAAVETLFNAVFDSGYYSDIRLVATDGRLIFEKRRPLTTSGVPEWFVDTVRLNSTTGRAMVMKGWVPVAELEITLHPGFAYAGLYERLVSTTQWFVLVFVVVLMTLWLILHYLLKPLKAVYIQANDIQANRFTQQKRLPQTRELRRVVQAMNRLSSNVEQIFNEQERAVARYQSLLYRDELTGLRNRRFLMTELNANFADIAGFHSVMAMIKLNGLETLREDFGYQRADEIVQLFAVCLKDSFAEYPHYKYARISDDEFALIMPTERELATTLISRLFERFQARCHFNQDVVSLNAGVAELSRADGATELLSELDLSLSQAQSLGAYQLCFPGEQHLSLPQGKLQWRNWFQHALSSNQFYLVSQLVYDTSGAVMHREIFVRIDDEEGRPIPAAVFMPMALSLGFGLEIYRKVNELLPAVTAGKYIVPFAVNFSDLFISGAHAFEELNQMLELFQKSPGTLCVEVSHEAVRSHPERCQQLADTVKQYGHSFGVDHLDLHISMHTLQAINPEYVKISARLLDDLGAESDASAYQALRNVVRTLDIELIAVGVDEKALRDRLLLMGVDGMQGNYLGKPERII, encoded by the coding sequence ATGACCTTGTTCAGGCAAATTGCCGTTCTGGTATCCATTGGCTTTGTGTTGTTGTTGGCGATTATAAGTATAGACAGCTTGCGGCAGTCGACGAGTCTGCTGCGGGAGCAGCTAGAGTCCACAGTCCAGGATGCCGCGACGGTGCTGGCGATCTCAATGTCGACTACCCAAAATAGTGAAGATACAGCAGCGGTAGAAACTTTATTTAATGCGGTGTTCGACAGCGGTTATTACAGCGATATTCGCTTGGTGGCAACGGATGGGCGGCTAATCTTCGAAAAGCGTCGGCCACTAACAACCAGTGGCGTTCCCGAGTGGTTTGTAGATACCGTGCGGCTTAACTCCACAACTGGACGGGCGATGGTGATGAAGGGTTGGGTGCCTGTTGCTGAGCTGGAGATTACGCTTCATCCAGGCTTTGCTTATGCCGGTTTATATGAGCGATTAGTGTCTACCACGCAGTGGTTTGTGTTGGTGTTTGTTGTCGTTTTAATGACATTGTGGCTAATTTTACATTATCTGCTTAAGCCTTTAAAAGCGGTGTATATCCAAGCAAATGATATTCAGGCCAATCGCTTTACCCAGCAGAAACGCTTACCTCAAACACGGGAATTACGCCGAGTTGTGCAGGCCATGAACCGCTTGTCGAGTAATGTCGAGCAAATTTTTAATGAGCAAGAGCGGGCTGTAGCTCGCTATCAAAGTTTACTCTACCGCGATGAGTTAACTGGGCTGCGAAATCGGCGATTTTTGATGACCGAACTGAATGCTAATTTCGCCGACATTGCTGGTTTTCACAGCGTGATGGCAATGATAAAGCTTAATGGGCTAGAGACGTTGCGGGAAGATTTTGGGTATCAACGCGCTGATGAAATTGTGCAGCTCTTTGCCGTGTGTTTAAAAGATAGCTTTGCGGAGTATCCTCACTATAAGTACGCACGGATTAGTGATGACGAGTTCGCCTTAATTATGCCAACGGAACGAGAACTGGCGACTACATTAATAAGCCGATTATTTGAACGTTTTCAAGCGCGCTGTCACTTCAATCAAGATGTGGTTTCTTTAAACGCTGGCGTTGCTGAATTAAGTAGAGCTGACGGTGCAACTGAGTTGCTGTCAGAGTTAGATTTGTCCTTGAGTCAAGCCCAATCCCTAGGTGCTTACCAACTATGTTTCCCCGGCGAGCAGCATTTGTCTTTACCCCAAGGAAAGCTGCAGTGGCGGAATTGGTTTCAGCATGCGCTGTCCTCCAATCAATTCTACTTAGTATCGCAATTGGTTTATGATACAAGCGGTGCGGTAATGCATCGAGAAATATTTGTTCGTATTGATGATGAGGAAGGGCGGCCAATTCCCGCGGCTGTCTTCATGCCTATGGCGCTGTCTCTTGGCTTCGGTCTGGAAATATACCGGAAAGTGAATGAGCTACTGCCAGCAGTGACTGCGGGAAAATATATTGTACCTTTTGCCGTAAACTTTTCTGATTTGTTTATCAGTGGCGCCCACGCATTTGAAGAGCTAAATCAAATGCTCGAACTGTTTCAAAAATCGCCAGGCACACTGTGTGTTGAAGTGAGCCATGAAGCGGTTAGGAGTCACCCCGAGCGGTGTCAGCAGCTTGCTGATACGGTTAAACAATACGGCCATAGTTTTGGTGTGGATCACTTGGATCTGCATATTTCAATGCATACTCTGCAAGCTATTAACCCTGAGTATGTAAAAATCTCTGCACGGCTACTTGATGATCTCGGTGCAGAAAGCGATGCCAGTGCGTATCAAGCGCTGCGCAATGTGGTGCGCACCTTAGATATCGAACTGATAGCAGTAGGGGTTGATGAAAAGGCTCTTCGCGATCGCTTATTACTCATGGGCGTTGATGGTATGCAGGGCAATTATCTGGGGAAACCAGAGAGAATTATATGA
- a CDS encoding type I secretion system permease/ATPase yields the protein MTEIEHTYDPLLSCLVVFSKLYNRPVTVDALISGLPVAPGARGPEMFSIKRSKGMFQRVAARAGFASRLIKRDLEEISGLLLPCILVLKNRDAVILEKIDRKTGQARVIFPEVSGGAEWIDFAKLNESYAGFAFLLKLEFKQESASKKTLNLRKGHWFWDTLKLSKEAFVSVIVASILINFFVIATPLFTMNVYDRVVPNDAIETLWVLAIGVLLIYAFDMALRFLRTYFLEVSGKKSDVIMSSIIYEQVMNLKMSEWPRSVGAFANNLREFESIRGFFTSSTISALVDLPFSILLLILVAYIGGPLVVVPIVVMILLLLYSFAIMKPLRESIESTFEASANKNAHLIESLHSIQTIKSLGVASHSQWVWEESSGAIANKSMRSRILSSSIAVISQFLMQLNTVCIIIFGVYQISDQALSLGGLIAVSMLASRAVAPVGQVATLISQYQQTRTAFDSLDGIMNMPVERPENKQYVRRPSFDGHIEFKKVSFTYPEAQQASLTDISFEITPGEHVGIIGKVGSGKSSLAKLLIGLYEPTAGSISVDDINSKQIDPADLRQHIGYLSQEVGLMRGTIRDNLVYRDPQIRDDRLLDVAALCGVDQFVNQLPSGYDTQVGEQGACLSGGQRQAIALGRALLRNESIVVLDEPTSNMDNSTEFRIKRKLFDYTRDKTLIVITHKTSMLDLVERLIVVENGRILLDGPKQQVVEKLKQLGK from the coding sequence ATGACAGAAATAGAGCATACTTATGACCCTTTGCTAAGTTGTTTAGTGGTCTTTTCTAAACTTTATAATCGACCGGTAACGGTTGATGCACTGATCTCTGGTTTGCCGGTTGCCCCGGGTGCTCGGGGTCCTGAAATGTTTTCTATCAAGCGATCTAAGGGAATGTTTCAGCGGGTGGCGGCGCGCGCCGGCTTTGCGTCAAGATTAATTAAGCGAGACCTAGAAGAAATTTCAGGCCTGTTGCTGCCATGTATTCTTGTATTGAAAAATCGCGATGCTGTGATCTTAGAGAAGATCGACCGTAAGACTGGCCAAGCGCGAGTTATTTTCCCCGAGGTATCTGGGGGCGCGGAATGGATAGATTTCGCTAAGCTTAACGAATCTTACGCAGGTTTTGCTTTTTTGCTCAAGCTTGAATTCAAACAAGAGTCGGCCAGTAAGAAAACGTTAAATCTTCGTAAAGGCCACTGGTTCTGGGATACCCTTAAGCTGTCAAAAGAAGCTTTTGTTAGTGTGATCGTGGCATCGATTCTAATCAATTTTTTTGTAATCGCCACGCCGCTGTTTACTATGAATGTATACGATCGCGTCGTGCCAAACGACGCGATCGAAACTCTTTGGGTATTGGCGATCGGGGTTTTGCTGATCTATGCCTTTGATATGGCCTTGCGCTTTTTACGAACGTATTTTCTTGAAGTTTCGGGTAAAAAAAGCGATGTCATCATGTCGTCCATTATCTATGAACAGGTGATGAACCTCAAAATGTCGGAGTGGCCACGCAGCGTTGGTGCTTTTGCTAATAATTTGCGTGAATTTGAAAGTATTCGTGGTTTTTTTACTTCTTCAACCATTAGTGCCTTAGTTGATTTACCGTTTTCGATTTTGCTACTTATTTTAGTTGCTTACATCGGTGGGCCACTGGTCGTGGTGCCGATTGTGGTCATGATTTTATTGCTTCTATATAGCTTTGCGATTATGAAACCATTGCGAGAGAGTATTGAATCAACCTTTGAGGCATCAGCGAACAAGAATGCGCATTTAATTGAGAGCTTGCATTCAATTCAAACCATTAAATCTTTGGGCGTTGCTAGCCATTCGCAATGGGTGTGGGAGGAGTCATCCGGCGCAATTGCGAATAAGTCGATGCGCAGTCGTATACTCTCAAGCTCAATTGCAGTGATCTCGCAGTTTCTAATGCAGCTAAATACGGTTTGTATCATTATTTTTGGTGTTTATCAGATTAGTGATCAGGCCTTATCGCTCGGTGGCTTAATTGCGGTGTCAATGTTGGCATCGCGTGCCGTGGCGCCAGTGGGCCAGGTAGCAACGTTGATTTCGCAATATCAACAAACTCGCACTGCATTTGATTCTTTAGATGGCATTATGAATATGCCTGTGGAGCGGCCCGAGAATAAGCAATACGTGCGTCGTCCCAGCTTTGATGGGCATATTGAATTTAAAAAGGTATCGTTCACCTACCCTGAGGCGCAACAGGCTTCTTTGACTGATATCTCCTTTGAAATTACCCCCGGCGAGCACGTGGGCATTATAGGGAAGGTTGGTTCAGGTAAGAGCAGTTTGGCGAAATTGCTCATTGGCTTGTATGAGCCTACTGCGGGCTCTATTTCGGTAGATGATATTAATAGCAAGCAAATTGATCCTGCTGATCTCCGGCAGCACATCGGCTATCTTTCTCAGGAAGTTGGTCTGATGCGAGGTACGATTCGCGATAATCTCGTTTATCGCGACCCGCAAATTCGCGATGATCGGCTTCTCGATGTGGCCGCATTGTGTGGGGTTGATCAATTTGTTAATCAATTACCATCGGGCTACGACACCCAAGTAGGAGAGCAAGGCGCATGTTTGTCCGGCGGTCAGCGCCAGGCTATCGCCTTGGGGCGGGCTTTACTGCGCAATGAATCTATTGTGGTTTTGGATGAGCCAACCAGTAATATGGATAACTCTACCGAATTTAGGATTAAGCGAAAATTATTTGATTACACTCGGGACAAAACCCTAATCGTCATTACTCATAAGACATCTATGCTAGATTTGGTTGAGCGACTGATTGTGGTCGAGAATGGTCGCATTTTACTTGACGGTCCAAAGCAGCAAGTCGTTGAGAAACTTAAGCAACTTGGGAAGTAA
- a CDS encoding HlyD family type I secretion periplasmic adaptor subunit, whose product MKTELKTHKELDDADLAYMRSLSAAVVQRSPRYLITVLMVLAGLFLTMVVWMAFAQVDVVVRGSGKVIPAGQVQQVQSLEGGVVAEILVREGDLVEPNQSLLKLSDVAFSSSFEENQLKYYELQARSIRLRAEAYDEDFVVSSEIAKTIPELVRSERSLYDSNQQQLLDTLSIYRQQLSQQESGLEEGYAKQRQLRRSLKLVREEIKIKRPLVEERIISEIDFLQLRQREAEIEGELETVTITIPRLQSSIEEARRKLSQIEHDFRNEAKRELNEVLAEMSRFEQTQTALGDRVSRTTLRSPVRGVVKRLYANSIGGVVKAGDNVLEIVPLGDEPLVEARIKPSDIALIQIGQPTRLKFSAYDFAISGSLAGKVIYVSADTTTTDEGESFYIVRVLPEHSYLGSDVERLPVKVGMTTEADIVTGKKTVLQYLLKPINRGLQKAMTEN is encoded by the coding sequence ATGAAAACAGAATTAAAAACTCATAAGGAGCTGGATGACGCAGATTTGGCTTATATGCGTAGCCTGTCCGCGGCGGTGGTGCAGCGGTCTCCGCGTTATTTGATTACCGTGCTTATGGTGTTAGCGGGGCTGTTCTTGACGATGGTGGTTTGGATGGCCTTTGCGCAGGTTGATGTGGTTGTGCGCGGTTCCGGTAAGGTGATACCGGCGGGGCAGGTGCAGCAGGTTCAGAGCTTGGAAGGTGGCGTGGTTGCTGAAATTTTAGTCAGAGAGGGGGACTTGGTTGAGCCGAACCAGTCTTTGCTTAAGCTCAGTGATGTGGCCTTTTCAAGTTCATTTGAAGAAAATCAGCTGAAGTATTATGAGTTGCAGGCGCGAAGTATTCGCCTTCGCGCGGAAGCATATGATGAAGACTTCGTTGTTTCGTCAGAAATCGCAAAAACGATACCCGAGCTGGTGCGTTCTGAACGTAGTTTATACGACAGCAATCAGCAGCAGTTGTTGGACACTCTGAGTATTTATCGTCAGCAATTGTCTCAACAAGAGAGTGGGCTGGAAGAAGGCTATGCGAAGCAGCGGCAGTTACGTCGATCTTTAAAGCTAGTGCGCGAAGAAATAAAAATAAAGCGGCCCTTGGTGGAAGAACGCATTATCAGCGAAATTGATTTTCTGCAACTTCGGCAGCGGGAAGCTGAAATTGAGGGTGAGCTGGAGACGGTAACGATCACAATACCTCGCTTGCAGTCGTCTATTGAGGAGGCACGACGGAAATTAAGTCAAATTGAACACGATTTTCGTAATGAAGCTAAACGTGAACTGAATGAAGTGCTTGCGGAAATGTCGCGCTTTGAACAAACCCAGACAGCTTTAGGTGATCGGGTTAGCCGCACAACGCTACGTTCACCGGTACGCGGTGTGGTGAAACGCCTATACGCTAACTCCATTGGTGGGGTAGTTAAGGCGGGTGATAATGTCTTGGAAATTGTGCCTTTAGGGGATGAGCCTTTGGTTGAGGCGCGGATTAAGCCCTCTGACATTGCGTTAATTCAGATCGGCCAACCTACACGGTTGAAGTTTTCTGCCTATGATTTTGCGATTAGCGGTAGCTTGGCTGGCAAAGTTATTTATGTCAGTGCGGATACCACAACAACTGATGAAGGTGAAAGCTTCTATATTGTTCGAGTATTGCCAGAGCATTCCTATCTTGGTTCGGATGTCGAGCGTCTGCCTGTTAAAGTGGGTATGACCACCGAGGCTGATATAGTGACGGGCAAAAAGACGGTGCTTCAATACTTGTTAAAACCTATAAATCGCGGGCTGCAGAAAGCGATGACCGAGAATTAA